One Paenibacillus sp. FSL W8-0186 genomic window carries:
- a CDS encoding phosphoribosylaminoimidazolesuccinocarboxamide synthase has translation MASQAISTAVELVNAPLLYKGKVRELYDLGEHFLIVVTDRISAFDYVLEPAVPDKGNVLNRLSAHWFSLTGGLIGNHVIHTDIDRLGDAVKPEHKHLLKDRIMVARRAERIPIECVVRGYVTGSGWRQYEATGEINGTKLPEGLRKNAKLPEPIFTPAAKNDVGHDEDISFERLVELVGADLAERLRSRSLELYEFARRYCDERGIILADCKLEFGTVDGKLILIDEIFTPDAARFWAKENYALDTDIDSMDKEPVRTYLAGSGWDKNSKPAPLPPSVVEETARRYLDIYARLAGERLF, from the coding sequence ATGGCATCACAAGCAATTTCAACCGCAGTGGAGCTGGTGAATGCGCCGCTGCTGTATAAAGGAAAAGTCCGCGAGCTGTACGATTTGGGAGAGCACTTCCTGATCGTGGTGACGGATCGCATTTCCGCTTTCGATTACGTGCTCGAGCCGGCCGTGCCGGACAAGGGCAATGTGCTCAACCGCTTAAGCGCCCATTGGTTCTCGCTAACCGGCGGACTGATTGGCAATCACGTCATCCATACCGATATAGACCGTCTTGGCGATGCGGTGAAGCCGGAGCACAAGCACCTGCTGAAGGACCGGATTATGGTGGCCCGGAGAGCGGAGCGGATTCCTATTGAATGCGTTGTGCGCGGTTACGTAACGGGCAGCGGCTGGAGGCAGTATGAAGCAACTGGCGAGATCAACGGCACGAAGCTGCCGGAAGGTCTGCGGAAGAACGCCAAGCTGCCAGAGCCGATTTTTACGCCTGCGGCGAAGAACGATGTCGGCCATGACGAGGATATTTCCTTTGAACGATTGGTGGAGCTAGTCGGAGCGGACTTGGCGGAGCGGCTGCGCAGCCGGAGTCTCGAATTGTACGAGTTCGCGCGCCGGTATTGCGATGAGCGGGGAATCATCCTCGCGGACTGCAAGCTGGAATTCGGCACCGTGGACGGCAAGCTGATCCTGATCGACGAAATTTTCACCCCGGACGCCGCACGCTTCTGGGCCAAGGAAAATTACGCGCTCGACACAGATATCGACAGCATGGATAAAGAGCCTGTACGAACTTATTTGGCTGGCTCCGGCTGGGACAAGAACAGCAAGCCGGCGCCACTGCCCCCTTCGGTCGTTGAAGAGACGGCCCGGCGTTACCTTGACATTTATGCCCGCCTGGCGGGCGAGCGGTTATTTTGA
- the purS gene encoding phosphoribosylformylglycinamidine synthase subunit PurS, whose protein sequence is MIKASVYVTIKQSVLDPQGVAVQGALHSMGFAEVESVRIGKYLELQLDTNDRNEAEARVKEMCEKLLANTVVEDYRFELEG, encoded by the coding sequence ATGATTAAAGCGTCCGTTTATGTCACCATCAAGCAAAGCGTACTTGATCCGCAAGGGGTTGCCGTTCAAGGTGCACTGCATTCCATGGGATTTGCAGAGGTTGAAAGTGTCCGCATCGGTAAATATCTGGAGCTGCAGCTCGATACAAATGATCGCAACGAGGCGGAAGCCCGCGTCAAAGAAATGTGCGAAAAGCTGCTGGCCAACACGGTCGTTGAAGATTACCGCTTTGAATTGGAGGGCTAA
- the purB gene encoding adenylosuccinate lyase gives MIERYSRPEMRAIWTEENKFKAWLEVEICACEAWAELGVIPKEDAALLRQNASFDMDRIYEIEQETRHDVIAFTRAVSESLGAERKWVHYGLTSTDVVDTALGYLLKQANEILEQDIMNFIEILREKAIAYKDTPMMGRTHGVHAEPTTFGLKMALWHEEMKRNLERFRRAADGVQFGKISGAVGTYANIDPFVEEYVCKKLGTKPAPISTQTLQRDRHAEYMATLALIATSLDKFATEVRALQKSEFREVEEAFAKGQKGSSAMPHKRNPIGSENISGLSRVIRGHMVSAYENVTLWHERDISHSSVERVILPDATMLLNYMLNRFGNIVKNLTVFPENMKRNMSRTFGVPFSGRVMTKLIDKGFSREQAYDTVQPWAMQAWETQRQFRELIEETPEITAVLSKEDIEDAFDPSWHLKHVDTIFRKLGLSE, from the coding sequence ATGATCGAACGTTACAGCAGACCCGAAATGAGAGCGATCTGGACCGAGGAGAACAAGTTCAAAGCGTGGCTGGAAGTGGAAATCTGCGCGTGCGAGGCTTGGGCTGAACTCGGAGTTATTCCGAAAGAGGACGCAGCACTGCTGCGTCAGAATGCCTCCTTCGATATGGATCGTATTTACGAAATCGAGCAGGAGACCCGCCATGATGTGATCGCCTTTACTCGAGCCGTATCGGAAAGCCTGGGAGCGGAGCGCAAATGGGTACATTACGGCCTCACTTCGACGGACGTCGTCGATACCGCTCTAGGTTATCTGCTGAAACAAGCGAATGAGATACTCGAACAAGATATTATGAACTTCATTGAAATCCTCCGAGAAAAAGCCATTGCCTATAAAGATACGCCGATGATGGGCCGTACCCATGGCGTACATGCGGAGCCGACGACGTTCGGCCTGAAGATGGCCTTGTGGCATGAGGAAATGAAGCGGAACCTGGAGCGGTTCCGCAGAGCCGCGGACGGCGTTCAGTTCGGCAAAATCTCCGGCGCCGTTGGTACCTACGCGAACATCGATCCGTTCGTCGAGGAATACGTCTGCAAGAAGCTGGGCACGAAGCCGGCGCCGATTTCGACGCAGACGCTGCAGCGCGACCGCCATGCCGAATACATGGCGACGCTGGCGCTGATCGCGACATCGCTTGATAAATTCGCGACCGAAGTCCGCGCTCTGCAGAAGAGCGAGTTCCGGGAGGTCGAGGAAGCCTTCGCCAAAGGCCAAAAGGGCTCCTCAGCGATGCCGCACAAGCGCAACCCGATCGGCAGCGAGAACATTTCCGGCTTGTCCCGCGTAATCCGCGGCCATATGGTGTCCGCTTACGAGAACGTGACGCTGTGGCATGAGCGCGACATCTCGCATTCCTCGGTCGAACGCGTCATTCTGCCGGATGCGACGATGCTGCTCAATTACATGCTGAACCGCTTCGGCAATATCGTGAAGAACCTGACGGTCTTCCCGGAGAACATGAAGCGCAACATGAGCCGCACGTTCGGCGTTCCGTTCTCTGGACGCGTCATGACGAAGCTGATCGACAAAGGCTTCAGCCGCGAGCAGGCTTACGATACAGTTCAGCCCTGGGCGATGCAGGCCTGGGAGACGCAGCGCCAGTTCCGCGAGCTGATCGAGGAGACGCCGGAAATTACGGCCGTCCTAAGCAAAGAAGATATTGAGGATGCTTTTGATCCGTCCTGGCATTTGAAGCATGTAGACACGATTTTCCGCAAGCTCGGATTGTCTGAATAA